CGTGCACATCTCGCAGCTCGCGCCGCAGCGCGTCGAGCGGGTCGAGGACGTGGTGAAGCCGGGCGACCAGATCATGGTCAAGGTGATCGAGATCGACTCGCAAGGCCGCATCAACCTGAGCCGCAAGGCCGTGCTCGGCGCCGAGGCCGGCGGAGGCGACGGCGAAACGCACCGCGGCGGCCGCGCGGGCGACGGCGAGTACGGGCGCGGCAACGGCGCCCCGCAGCGCCGCGAGGGAAGCGGCTCCGGCGGTGGCGGTGGCGGCGGTGACCGCGGTCCGCGCCGGCGGCGTCCGCGGCCGACCGGCGGCGGTGGCGGTTCGGCGGAGTAAACGCACGGAACGCCGGCGGAAGAAGGAAAGACCTTGGGAGCCCGTCGCAAGACGGGCTCTCGCCATGTCCGCCGTCCGCGCGCTCGTGCTCGCCCTGGCCGCAACGCTGGCCCTCACCGGCGCGGCCCGGCACGTCCCGACCGTCTTCGACCTGTCGGACTCGGTGGGCAAGCCGGCGCCCGAGGTGACGCTGACCGAGAGCGACGGAACGCCGCTTCCGTTCGCGGCGCTCAGAGGAAAGCCGACCTACGTGTTCCTGTTCGCGGGCTGGTGCGCGCCGTGTCAGGAAGCGATGCCGTTCGTGCGCAACGCCTACGCGAGATACGGCGACCGCGTGCGCTTCGTCGGCGTCGACGTGCTCGAGGACGGCGCGGCCGCGCGCGCCGCGATCGCGAACGCCGCGCTGCCGTTCACCGTCGCGATCTACCCGATCGATCAGCTCGACGCGATCGTCGCGCCCGACGTGCAGCTGCACGCGGGGACGAAGTACCGCATTCCGGCCGATTTCCTGCTCGACGCCGACGGCGTGGTGCGTTACGCCTGGCACGGGCTCTCGGTCGACGACGGCGGCGATCCCGTCGACGTGCTGCCGTCGTATCTCGCGAAGCTCGGCATTCGCTGACGGTGCCGCGGCCGTCGTGGACGGTGCGCCCGAAAGGCGAGCGCGACGTGACGGCGGTCGTCGCTTTGCTGGCCGACGTCGCGCGTGAAGGGAACTGGATCGCCACCGAGTGGCCCTTCGACCTCGACGCGCGCGCCGCGGCGCAGCGCGACGCGCTGCTGCACCGCTACACCGTCGGCTGGGTCGCGGTCGAACGGCGCGTCATCGTCGGCGATCTCACGCTGTGGGAGCTCGGGCGCGACGAGCCCGAGCTCGGGATGATCGTCGCTGCGGCGCACCGCCGCCGCGGGATCGGGCGCGCGCTGCTCGAGCGCGCGATCGCGTGGGCGGAGGCGAACGAGAAGACCGCGCTGCTGCTGCGCGTCTTCCCCGACAACGACGCCGCGCGCGCGCTCTACCGCGGCTGCGGCTTCGTCGACGTCGAGCTGCAGCGCAAGGCGATCTCGCGCCGCGACGGCTCGCGGCGTGACGCCGTCCTGATGCGCCGCCCCACCGCCGAAACGAGACGTGAGTGATGATGCGAGCCGAAGTCGTCTCGCGCGCGCCGCACGCGCGCAAGCACGGAACGACGTTTGCCGAAAGCTGGCGCAGCGCCGACGGCGCGACGCTGGTCGCGGTCGGTGCGGTGCTGGCCGGCGACGATCCGGTGATCGTCAGCGACCTCTTGCGCACCGGGGGGCGCGCGCTCGTCACCTCGCGCAAGGCGCTCGGCGTCGCGCTGGGCGCGCTCGACCGCGTCGTGCAGAAGCACGCGCACGAGCACCGCGACGACGAGCTCGCCGCCGCGGTGCTGCTGCTCGCGTTCGCGCCGGACGGCAACGACCTCGACGCCGCCGGCGCGGGTCAGCTGCACGCAGCGCTGATCGACGGTTCAGGGAACCAGCACCCAATTCACGGCCGCGCGGGCGCGCTCGGCACCGGGATCGAGCCGAAGGACCTGATCGAATCGCTGCACCTGCGCCGCGACGACATCCTCGTCGCCGCGACGGTACCCATCGATCCCGAATGGTGGAACGCCGGCAACCGCACCGCCGAAGCGCTGCTTCACCACAGCGCCGCCCACGACGCGTCCGTCGCGCTCGTGTCGGTCGGCTGACGCGCTGCCGCGCGCGGTTCAGCCGCGGGGACCGAACCCGCGGTACGCCGTGACGGGGATCAGCGCGTCGATCACCAGCATCCCGCGCTGCTGCAGCGGCAGGGTGTCGAGCGCGGCGCGCGCTTCGTCGAGCGAGGCGGACTCGATGAGAATCACCGCGCCCGGGCTGTCGCCGCGGCCCCAGACCTGCCGAAAGACGCCGTCGCGGTGGAGGGTCCGCACGCGCTCGGCCTCCGCCTCGAGCAGCTCCGGCGTGAACGCTGCTTCCGGAAAATCGTCGTAGTTGCGCCGAGCAGAGGCGATGAACTGGGCCATGACGCCTCGAGATTCTGAAGCCGCCGCGGAAATGCCCGCGCCGAGCCCGAAAGGGTCGCGCCTGCGAGGAGGTTGTTGTGAGCGTTCTCTATCCGACCATCAACTGTCTGGAGTTCGTCGCGTACAGCGGCACCCGGATCGTGTTGAGCTACTACTACGTCACCGGCCAGCCATCGGTCGCGGCATATCAAGGGATGGTGAAAGCCGGGATCAAGTCGGTCCTGTGCGTCCGTTTGCCGGGTGAGACCGTCGAATCGCCGCCGTATCCGCCGCCGCCGCCGTTCAGTCCGGCCGACGCCGCGCGCGAGCGCGACGACTTGGCGAAGCTCGGCATCTCGTTCACGAACATCCCGATCGAGCGCTCGATGGACCAGACGGACTTCAACAAAGCCGCGACCGCGGCGGCGGCAGCGTTCGACAAGAACACCCGCACCGGGCCGACGATGGTACACTGCTCGACCGGCGACCGCGCCTCGTCCGTGTTCGCGGCCTTGTTGATCGGATACGGGACGCCGAACGCGGAGGCGGCCGACTACGCCAAGAACGCGCTGCTGCTGGCGAACGGGACGATCATCGACCGCGTCCTCGGCTACCGGCCGACCGCGGCGCTGACCGCCCAGCTTCAGGAGACCGCCGCCGGGGCTGCGCCCTCGCTGCGCTGACGGCGGCGGGGCGCCGCAAAGAGCGCCGGTCCGCGCCGTCTAAGGACTCACGAATGGCCTTCGAATCGCTGGGCGCGTTCGTGCGCGCCCTTCGCGGCGCCGGCGAGCTGGCGACGGTCGAGGCCGCCGTCGACCCGCGCCTCGAGATCGCCGAGATCACCGACCGCGTCGTGAAGGCGGGCGGCCCGGCGCTGCTGTTCACGAACGTCCGCGGCTCGCGGTTCCCGGTGCTGACCAACCAGTTCGGAACCGAGCGCCGCATGGCGATGGCGTTCGGCGCGCGCTCGCTGCGCGAGGTCGAGGAGCGGATGCGGCGCACGATCGACCCGGCGCTCCCGCCGACGCTGGGCGGGAAGCTCGGCCGGTTGGCCGCGCTCGCCGCGGCCGGCACCTCGGCGATCCCACGCCGGGTCGACCGCGCGCCGTCGCAAGAGGTCGTCATGGAGCCGCCGGACCTCACGCAATTGCCGGTACTGACGACCTGGCCGCTCGACGGCGGGCCGTTCATCACGCTGCCGCTCGTGTTCACCCGCGATCCGGAGACGCGGCGGGTGAACGTCGGGATGTACCGCGTGCAGATCTACGACGCGCGCACGACCGGAATGCACTGGCAGCGCCACAAGCAAGGCCGCGCCCACGCCGCGAAGTGGGGACGCAAGATTCCGGTCGCGGTTGCGGTCGGCGGCGATCCCGCGCTGACGTACGCGGCGAGCGCGCCGCTTCCGCCGAT
Above is a genomic segment from Candidatus Eremiobacterota bacterium containing:
- a CDS encoding S1 RNA-binding domain-containing protein; protein product: VHISQLAPQRVERVEDVVKPGDQIMVKVIEIDSQGRINLSRKAVLGAEAGGGDGETHRGGRAGDGEYGRGNGAPQRREGSGSGGGGGGGDRGPRRRRPRPTGGGGGSAE
- a CDS encoding TlpA family protein disulfide reductase, with amino-acid sequence MSAVRALVLALAATLALTGAARHVPTVFDLSDSVGKPAPEVTLTESDGTPLPFAALRGKPTYVFLFAGWCAPCQEAMPFVRNAYARYGDRVRFVGVDVLEDGAAARAAIANAALPFTVAIYPIDQLDAIVAPDVQLHAGTKYRIPADFLLDADGVVRYAWHGLSVDDGGDPVDVLPSYLAKLGIR
- a CDS encoding GNAT family N-acetyltransferase, which gives rise to MPRPSWTVRPKGERDVTAVVALLADVAREGNWIATEWPFDLDARAAAQRDALLHRYTVGWVAVERRVIVGDLTLWELGRDEPELGMIVAAAHRRRGIGRALLERAIAWAEANEKTALLLRVFPDNDAARALYRGCGFVDVELQRKAISRRDGSRRDAVLMRRPTAETRRE
- a CDS encoding SpoIIE family protein phosphatase, giving the protein MMMRAEVVSRAPHARKHGTTFAESWRSADGATLVAVGAVLAGDDPVIVSDLLRTGGRALVTSRKALGVALGALDRVVQKHAHEHRDDELAAAVLLLAFAPDGNDLDAAGAGQLHAALIDGSGNQHPIHGRAGALGTGIEPKDLIESLHLRRDDILVAATVPIDPEWWNAGNRTAEALLHHSAAHDASVALVSVG